A stretch of the Microcoleus sp. FACHB-672 genome encodes the following:
- a CDS encoding murein transglycosylase A: MIKKLALVLSLGVALSTLQLSGLSSVPLQPIIPDRQNTSNVLGLDDQLWDKAGQPGDRQAMLTAIDNSLRYLETPAAAKAYQQYPAADITLDRVRRSLQRFRQLVIKSNSPAELQAAVRREFVYYQSTGSDDRGTVFFTGYYTPQFAASRVPTSVYRYPLYRRPSNFANWSQPHPTRAQLEGYDGLQAANGPLRGMELVWLSDRLEAFWVHIQGSAQLQLTDGSVMSVGYGGATNYPYTSIGRLLANDGKLKLDGQTIPVLTDFFRRNPGELNNYLPQNNRFIFFAETKSGGPTGSLQVPVTAERSIATDKSVMPPGALALVHTKLPYHNAAGQIEQRLVSRYVLDQDAGSAIKGPGRADYFVGAGKMAGERAGVTGTRGNLYYLLLK, encoded by the coding sequence ATGATTAAAAAATTGGCTTTGGTGCTCAGTTTAGGAGTCGCCTTATCAACGCTTCAATTGAGTGGACTCTCAAGTGTCCCATTGCAGCCCATCATTCCAGATCGTCAGAATACCAGCAACGTCTTAGGTTTAGATGACCAATTGTGGGACAAAGCCGGCCAACCTGGTGATCGGCAAGCAATGCTAACTGCGATTGACAACAGCCTACGATATTTAGAAACACCGGCAGCCGCCAAAGCCTATCAGCAGTATCCGGCAGCTGATATTACTCTTGATCGGGTTCGTCGCAGCCTCCAACGGTTCCGGCAACTGGTGATCAAATCAAACTCGCCGGCAGAACTGCAAGCGGCTGTTCGCCGTGAATTTGTGTATTACCAATCAACCGGCAGCGATGATCGGGGAACCGTGTTTTTCACCGGCTATTACACACCGCAATTTGCCGCCAGCCGCGTCCCCACTTCAGTTTATCGCTATCCCCTCTACCGCCGGCCCTCCAACTTCGCCAACTGGTCTCAACCCCATCCCACTCGCGCCCAACTCGAAGGTTACGATGGGTTGCAAGCGGCGAATGGCCCACTCCGGGGGATGGAACTGGTGTGGCTGAGTGATCGCCTAGAAGCCTTCTGGGTTCATATCCAAGGCTCGGCGCAATTGCAGTTAACTGACGGCAGCGTGATGAGCGTTGGCTATGGCGGCGCAACCAACTATCCTTATACCAGCATTGGCCGGCTCCTGGCAAACGATGGTAAATTAAAGCTCGATGGCCAGACAATCCCGGTTCTCACCGACTTTTTCCGCAGAAATCCGGGTGAACTGAATAACTATCTACCGCAAAATAATCGCTTTATTTTCTTCGCAGAAACCAAGAGTGGGGGACCGACGGGAAGCTTGCAAGTGCCGGTGACTGCGGAACGCTCGATCGCCACCGATAAATCCGTCATGCCGCCCGGTGCCTTAGCCTTGGTTCACACAAAATTGCCTTACCACAATGCTGCCGGTCAGATAGAGCAACGCTTGGTGAGCCGCTATGTGCTTGACCAGGATGCCGGTAGCGCCATCAAAGGGCCAGGTCGCGCTGATTATTTTGTGGGAGCCGGTAAGATGGCTGGAGAACGTGCCGGTGTCACCGGCACCAGAGGAAATCTCTATTACCTACTCCTCAAGTAA